Proteins encoded by one window of Filimonas effusa:
- a CDS encoding helix-turn-helix transcriptional regulator, translated as MIADECGISYQTVKSHIKNIYHKLHVASMTEAVSKALRGKLV; from the coding sequence ATGATCGCCGATGAATGTGGCATCAGTTACCAGACCGTGAAGTCTCATATCAAGAACATATACCACAAGCTGCATGTAGCCAGCATGACGGAAGCAGTAAGTAAAGCGCTCCGGGGAAAGCTGGTATAA